A stretch of the Panthera uncia isolate 11264 chromosome E2 unlocalized genomic scaffold, Puncia_PCG_1.0 HiC_scaffold_20, whole genome shotgun sequence genome encodes the following:
- the NRN1L gene encoding neuritin-like protein, giving the protein MPVSPALLSLVPTRLCLSPYWGGAASWLWAPPPTPIQSQALLPEAGPKGCACKLLAQALGSQPGMMRSYSSCHHRQRLPRPSGVLGLLLLLLPLVLVSPLAAAATGPGGCDTIYQGFAECLIRLGDSMGLGGELETVCRSWNDFHICASRVLLRCPEEAAAVWESLQQEARRAPHPDNLHALCGTPVRIREHGMGPETNQETLQATGSAHSPAPAPPLLAAALALACLLGPLA; this is encoded by the exons ATGCCTGTGTCCCCAGCTCTTCTCTCTTTGGTCCCTACCCGCCTTTGCCTATCTCCCTACTGGGGTGGGGCCGCCAGCTGGCTTTGGGCCCCGCCCCCGACTCCCATCCAATCACAGGCCCTTCTTCCGGAGGCTGGGCCGAAGGGCTGCGCTTGCAAGCTGCTAGCTCAGGCACTAGGCTCCCAGCCGGGGATGATGCGCAGCTACTCCTCCTGTCACCACCGCCAGCGACTGCCCCGACCATCCGGTGTGCTGgggctgttgctgctgctgctaccaCTTG TCCTTGTATCTCCTCTGGCAGCAGCTGCAACAGGCCCAGGGGGCTGTGACACCATATACCAGGGCTTTGCTGAATGTCTCATCCGCTTGGGGGACAGCATGGGCCTGGGAGGCGAACTGGAGACTGTCTGCAG GTCTTGGAATGACTTCCACATCTGTGCCTCCCGAGTCCTATTGCGCTGTCCGGAGGAGGCTGCCGCCGTGTGGGAGTCACTACAGCAAGAAGCTCGCCGCGCCCCACACCCAGATAACTTGCATGCTCTGTGTGGCACCCCTGTGCGCATTAGGGAGCATGGCATGGGCCCTGAGACCAACCAGGAGACACTGCAGGCAACAGGGTCTGCACATAGCCCAGCCCCTGCACCCCCACTGCTGGCAGCTGCTCTGGCACTTGCCTGCCTCCTAGGGCCTCTGGCCTAG